Sequence from the Mauremys mutica isolate MM-2020 ecotype Southern chromosome 2, ASM2049712v1, whole genome shotgun sequence genome:
GGACAAGAGAGTGAACTCCCCATCTTCCTTCCCAAAATCACTGTCTCCTCCACTGTTTGTCACTCAGGCCTCTAGCCTGAGGAGAGAGGGGGAACCTTGACACCTTCCTTTCCCTCAACCAGATTGTGTCCAAATACTACCACTTATTcctccacaacagcttcaagactCAACTTCTATACGTAGCACTCTCATTCTGGCCCTTCTCTTATCTTCGGTACTTCCTCTCCAGTCTCCTTGAAGCCCATGGTGCCATCTTTAGTTTATTAAAAGACAACCTACCATTGGCAAGAGCATTTCCCTGACCTGTCACTGACCACATCGTATTCAACTTAATTTATCTCACCTTCAAGATCTTCTATTACTGTGCCCTCTAGCACTTAACAGACCTTATTTCTCATTGCATCATTCCCTTGCCTCATTACTGATGCCAGCCTCAATGTCATTTGTTCTGCTTCTCCTTTCAGCTCTCTTACCACTCTATTTCCTCTGATGTACAGCTCACCCTTCACTAACAGGTCTACAAAGCCAAGATCCACATCTCATTCAAACTCCTCAAGAACTTCCAGCCCAATGCCTACCAAAAGTTTGCCAGCTAGACATTTATTCTAATTAAAATACACCCCAAGGCCGCCTAAAACCCCACTTTCCTTTCCTCCACGAAGTCACATCCTAGCCATCAGAGTAAACTCATTAATGTTTCCCTCCCCTCTACTTGGTGCCTTGTTTGGCCCTATATTCTATATTAGCTTGTAATCTCCTCATgcaggtatttatttatttagattatgAACAACAAAAAATGCCTATCCAAGGCTCTAGGCATTCTAACAAAACCATTTAACCATACAATACAATGAAATCCCAACTGCATTCAAGTAATTATTTCAACAGGAACATAGCCAGACAAGAAACCTACAGAACTCCTTCCTATTCCTTCATCATTTTGGGAAGCACGCTCAGCCCTCTCCAAAAAACATATTGAACAGGTATCTTTTGCAGCATACCTGGACAGTCCAGGCAGGCTGCAAAAGACCGATCTGATAGGGTTTTTGTAGAGAGGTCACCAAATTCAAGATACATTAGACCAAGGAAGGTGAATAAGATCTAGAGTCTCAGAGCCTCACAGAGAATAAGCTATCAGCCACATCCTGTCTTTTATAATGAGGTACCATGTCTTCTGTTTTGGGAGGCGCATAAGCACATCTTTCGGTGCCATCAGAAATGGTATTTCCAATAAACCAATTAATTTCAGCATGGTAGCTAGCTGACTTGGGAAAAATTCAGATTATTGATACAGTGATCATCTCACTGGGGTCCCCATCATCCAAGATCCAGTTAGCATGATCTAGCTTGAACCATGCACACCTTCTGCATCCCTTTTGAACCCCAGAcaaaacactgaacacagacaaCAGGTAAAATTGACCTTTATTGATACCCTGGTACAACTGTTACATTTGCACTCAGCATGCTCAGATCCTAGGCCACCTTGCAGTAGCATTCATATTAGTTGCACAGGATTCTGTAATTCGAAAATGAGGTACCACTCACCCATTACAAACATCCATCACACACAGATCAGAGCAGAATGTAGGTTATCCCACAGCAGGTGTCACTCCTcttggtcacacacacacacacacaggttatgTGTGCTTGACTGCACAGCCAAGGAAGCTTTCCAGGTTATGTAGTCATATACACAGTAGTCCACAGGTAAGTTCTGTTGCTCCGCAAGAGCACATATGGCTTTCAGTGGCCAAAGAGCACATGATGGGCAACCTGGAGCTATATACACACCGTCCATGTATACTTTACTCTGTGCAGTGAGATGCAGCACAGGCTGGAATGGGAACAAATGCGGCATAGTCTCTCGTAGGACAGATGGCCCCAGAGGAATGACAGAGACTAGAGTCTACCAGCACAGCAGCAGAACAAGGCAGGGAGTGGAATCAGGTAATACTGCCAGGAACATCATACAGATACCAGGACACAGGACCTTAAACAAACACGTCAGTGAGCAGCAGAACCACCATAGCCATTGTTACAGATAGGGAGAGAGGCATTGCTCTCACCCCACACTTTGCCAGGACAGAGCCTATCCTCTTCATTCAGCAGCAGTTAGGATTGCCATCAGACATCACTTCATACAGATGCTTAAATAATTATATACAcaactgtccccccacccccaacaagggAACCAAGagaacccccccgccccaaaatacTGACTAGAGAACAGAAGCAGGGTCTCATGACAATAAGCATGTTCAGATAGCCCCATCCTTCAGACATCACAAGGTAATCCCTGCTCCAGTCAGCTCTTGGCAGGGCATAAGGCTAGGTTTAGTTGGGAATTTCCAGTCTATTCTCAGAGGCTCAAGATATGTAATGATCAAGAGAGCTCTGTGTAGCAAGAGATAACCAGATTCACTCTTCCAACTTCCTCCCTACTCTCCTTGTGCACCTTCTGaacaggctcctgctccctccttcccactTCTGGAAAGGAGATGCCTCCATCTCCCTTTGCCTCTCCAACTGACCCCTTCTCACATGACTaatcctctctctccttccagtTCTAACAGGAATCACCAGTTAGGGAAAGGAGCAAATTCTAAACCATTAAACTTTGAGTCCAGTTTCTTTAACTGAACCTTGTTCGATCTGCATAGAAATGCTAGCCAACCTAGCAATGCCTGGTAGGGGGCTCACAAGGGGAGTAGGCCTCCAGAGTGTCCTTTGCCAAGCAGGTTGAAGATGGTAAGAACTGAGTTGACATATCTGAACCCGCAGCCCCAAGGGACTGGAACATTTCTCCTATTTTCCTTTGACCCCACCTGAGAACTTAAGACTCAGCTAAAGCTGAGATGGTTTCAGGTCAGTCCTGCTCTTCCCTGTATATGCCATTCCCAATCCGCTGGGTACTGGCATCCCTGGAGGAACTAGAAAAAGGCAAGGGAGCAGCCCCAAGGGGTTGATAGCGGGCAGAGGCTGGATCCAACAACTGGGTACATAGGAAATAAGAAAGTGCTTGTGGTTCTTGCCTCACTCTTGGGCTCTCTAAGTTCGGACTTGGAACTTGCCAGCCTTGGTCATGTATTTAATGCCCTTGAACGGTTTGTACTTCTCCCCATACATGTCCAGGCGATTCACCTTCAGCcctaaaaaaattgaaaagacaGTGAAACTTTGGGGGTTGGAGGAGAGCTGCAATACTGTCACAGATGATGGGGAGAGGCCTCGAGAGAGCACAAAAGCTAGAAACAACATGCAGGCAATACTGGAAAACAGAAGGTAGGCAAAGGGACATAGGCTGCTGGTCACCACCTGCCTCAACATTGTTAACAACATTGTTCACACACGCTGTACACTTCCCTAAAATGCTTTACAGAGCTCTAGAGGGGGCAGAGGAATTAAGGGGGGCACAGACAGGCTGTTCCACACAGCAGTCAGGAGAGACTGTATGAACAATCCCCTAAGCATACATCAGTGTGTAGTCCAACTACAGAGACTATCTCAGATGAAAAACCCAGTTATGACACTCACATGGCCCCACATTCATCCAGAAGCACATTCTGTATGTCAGACATATGCTCACCCAGTGCATGAAGTAGAATAGGactgtgcaggctccaggctgacAGTCACTTACCAGAGATAGCCAGCTGCTGAATTTTAAACTGAAGGTTGATGGTGGGATTCTCATCGGGTTTGGATGTGCCAGCTTGAAGGCTCATAGTCCCCTTCAGATTCGGCAGCTTCTGGGGGTTTATTTTCCCTACATCCCATGAGAGCAACTTCAAAGGACAGAAAGAAGGTATTGAGACAGATGGATGTAATGATGACACCCTGTAAAGCAGTGGCTCAACcgttccagactactgtacccattttgggagtctgatttgttttgcatacccccaagtttcatctcacttaaaaacaacttgcttacaaaatcagacataaaaatacagaagtgttacggcatactattactgaaaaactgctctctctctcatttttaccatataattataaatgaattggaatataaatattgtatttacatttcagagtATGGTATATAGAGCAATATGAACAAGTCATTGTCTCTATGAAATtctagtttgtactgactttgctagtgctttttatgtagcctgtagATGAACTGATGtacccccagaagacctctgcTCACCCCCGGGGTACACGTACCACTGGTTGAGAAGCACTACTGTAAAGGACCATCCCATTGATGGTTTTGACTAATGATGCTTTCAGCCCATCCCAGTATTTGGTTCTTTGCATTCAAGCCATGAAGAGGATTTAATGCTGCATGGTGAAACTGTGGGTCTGATTAAAGGAGTGTGCCCCCCAGTGGCCAGGATTGGCACTGCCAGTGAGACTCCACCTCACTTTCACCCAGTTGGGGCATCAAATGTTCCCTGTAAAGGAATCTGGGCAAATGgacccaaaataaacaaactaatAAAAATAAGTATATCTCCTTTAATAAGACCTTATGGCAAGGAAATTTGTAATTATAGTTCAAGAGGCACACTCCTTTACACAGACCCATAGTCCGACCATGTAGCAATAAATCCTTCTTGTGGAGCATTACAATCCTTGTAACTCTGTTCCCATCACCACCCAGGAGTGACCGACCGAAAATCAGGTGTTTTACTACAGGAGATAATCCCCATCTCCACTTCCATGGTATTGGCCATCCCAATTCAGAGGGGGTTGGCTTTTGCTCAGGGTCCGGAGCTGATCAGTCTGCATCACAATGGGCAGAAGTGACTGGTTTTGGCCCACTATATAAGAATTCCTCTCagtacagggcagggggttctctccaggtagggaaggctctgCTGGGAGTGATGCTCAGGGCCAAACAAGTGGAGACATTTCTTGAGACAAGGAGCTCTACTCCAGATCTTAGGCCAAAACCCATAGAAAGCAGTGTATGAAGTTTggacactgttggaagacaggatactgagctagatggacttttggtcttatgttatgttcttaccAAGAGAGTGACCCATATACATCAGGCTACAAGAAAAGTCCCACTGCATCCTTTTCTCTCACCTTTGTAACTGGATCAAAGGTGTGCATTCCCTGTGAGGGGGTGAGGCTCATGTTCAAGACCCCTTTTGGCATCTGGCTGGTGACCATCACCCCCTCTACAGTCTTTCCCATAGTCTGTTTGGGTCCCACAGTGATCTCAAAGCGTCCCAATGAGCTGCTGTCACGGAAACTGATGTTGTGTTTAACATAGACAGGAATTGCCACCAAGCTGAAACAAAGGACAAGTCACTGCTATTGTAACCTACCCCTCACCACTTTCTATTCCACAATCATCACCCACGCCTTGCATAGCCAACACTATAAGACATTCCTTCTGCACAAGGAGGAGGAAATTGAGTGTTGTATCATAGCTAAAGCCCAGACCAGGAAGTCAGGATGCCATCTCAGCTCTGTTAACCATATCCTTTGGTAGGTCACAATCTTTCTGTACCTCAGTCTCCCACTTCCTCACATTGCTGGTGTGTCAAAGATTAATTATTGTTTGGAACATGCTTTGGGGGTGAAGGATGCTGGTTTTTCTTGCAAAATGGGACCATATCGGCAAGTTGCTCTAAGCAaaggcagcagcactgccttgGACTATGTAAGTGTGTTTGCAGCCTGACACCATCATTTCTGCTCTTTTCTATAGTGCAGATTTCAAGATGCACTTTGCTCAACCAAGTCTAATAAATGGCTTCAGCGTCTAGAGCCAAGACGTGCATCTTTTCATGGTGAAACCCAAACTGCTGGAATAAAAACTACCAGTTCCATTAAAACAGACACCAACATCATTGGATTATGctattattttactttattttaaggAGCCTTGTTAGTGTAATGAATTAAAATAGACGGCAGACACTACTGCCTACTTTGTCCCAACCGTAGATTACACACCTGCCACTGGAACGTGGACAGAGTTGGCTTGCAGAACTGAAATTGCAAGATTATTGCCTCAAAGAGTAaagagtttaaattaaaaaatagcaCTAGTTTTCCCAGCTCCTCACTCAGCAAAGGAAGCAAGTGATCCTTCTCTAGAGACTCTATTTAGCAATGGGCAGGAAGAGACAAAAGTCCAGATTTTGAAAACCCTCAGTTCTAAATTCCCCACTTACTTCTGAGCGCTGACATGATAGGAGAGCAATCGGAAATTTCCATCTGGTGGGATGAAAGAGAGGATCCGCTCTGATTCCCAGCGCTTGAAACGGACACATGGATGGAAGCTGACATCATCCAGTAACCGGGGGTTCTGAAATAAGACTGAGTCAAGAAGTCCAAGAAACCAACAAAATTTGTGAAAAGGAATCTTTCTATGCTCTTTCCTCTTGTTCCTTTCCTGTGTCCCATCTCAAGCATCTGCCACGTGGCACACAATACATTCTCCcatcagacatgccaaacccgtggAAAAAAACGCAGAAATTTGACTtgcttttggcttaattggcttgtgagttgctttttggtttgtttttggcttgtagcttgttgttaCCTTGTTGcttgttttttgttggtttttttccccccccatcgtttcctggcaagcagggggagagagtcaggggtgcacagcgggcccaccataGTCCCAGACTGCAAACCGGGAGGATCTAGTCacacagagtgttggggttcttagggattggcttgttttgaaatgggattagcttgatttttggcttattgtgaaaatcagggtgcttatttaccgcgtgaaagttggcaactgtgtctCCCCTTCTGTTCTGTAGCAGTGTTAAGCTGTTTAATATTTGTGTAACAGGTGTATCTATGGTGGTGGTAATTCTATCCTAGCGTATAAGAAGCCTATCTACTTAGTCATGTCAAATAACTACCCTGATGTGAACTCATTACTGATGAGTCCTGGGAGAAAGCTGCCTTAGGCAGTGCTACATCTTGGAGCTTAGTGAGCCTACACACTGCTGTAGGCGACTTCTAACAAacaacacctcccccccccacactcaaaATTGTAGATGTTTATAGAGATTTTTCATCGTATGCATTCCTTCTTCCCTTCTCTACTTGGTATTCCTGGAATCTGTCATAGCTAAAGGCACCTAGGAGTCCAGTGAAGGCTATTTGATTAAAGAATCCTGCACTTCCTCTATACAGTATCAAGAGGACCTATCACCCCTTTTCTTGAACTTTACCATGAAAGAGAGGGTGAGGTCTGGCATTCCAGTCAATTTAACACAAGCATCAATCACCCCTTGGATTTCAGCTGTAATTGTGGAACCTATAATAGGAAGTAAAACAAAACAGGTTATGGAAGGCAACTGTGGACCTGACTGAAATTCATCCTGGACAAGTGGGGAAGACTGCAACACAGAACCAACAACCAGAGTAAAAACCTAACCCTACATAAAATTCTGGAGCCTCTAGCTTGCTCAATACACTAGCCTACCTATTCCTAATGTCATCTAGAGACAATACCAGAGTAACGAGAACTGTTAATATGGGCTCTCATCTACTTTACAGCTGACAGTGACAGCCTTCACCTCCAGTGAACCTATGGGAAGATGCACTAAGATTAAGGAAGTAATTTCAAGAACAAAGGTTTCTTCTCACCTTCTATTTTCAGATGTAGAGTTGGTAATAAAGGTTTCATAAGGGAGCAGAGGAAGATGACAAGACTACTCAGTGCCCAAGACAAACCCTATTCAGACCTTACAGCTTGGATCCACTGACACTTTACAGAAACTTAAGACTAAACAGCACATCTAAGCTGTCAAGAGGTCAGATGAGAACAGTTTCCAAGAGCTTCCAACACTCCTCCCTCCTCTAAGAAAAATACACATCCTCTCCCTCTAGGTACTCCCAGTGCAGGATATCTCAGCCTTACCTGGAAGGAACGCTCATACCTGATTTGTCAATGATTGCATCTATCTCCTCAATTACATCAAAATATGCCTCATTATTGGTGTATTTCACACCGGTCCGTCGCCATGGCACCACTGATAGTTGTCCAGTAGGGAGCTGGTCACCTACATTGGTGCTTCCTGGAAGGGTTAAGGAGAGCAGGATGAACACAAGCAGCTAGCAAAGCCCCAGAAGCAGCCCCTGACCTCACCCATATAGAATATTGATTTGTTCCTGAAGTCCTCAATCTCATTAAATAACAGCACAGTCACTCCAGTAAAGTCATTCTCCAATGACTCATAGTATGAATTCACCAAGCATTACCTCTCCTGCCACCCCTCCCACTAACCCCTCATATGAGAGGAGGAGGAACAGTCCTCATAGGAAACCAACCCTGGCCATAAAGTCATTTCATGGATCCAACTAGAGTGCAGGACAACCCATTGTGGGCAGATTACTTTTTAGATAAAGGAGATCCTATGTCTAATGCTAGAAACTGGACTACCCCAATGCCAATATGCTAACGTGGGCTCCCTTACAGCAACAGCTATGCTGGAGGTTAGGAGGATATGGTCAGAATATcaacttctcctcctccctccccaacatTTGGAATCACTTCAGCAGAAGGATCATCACAATGACTCAACCCCTTTCCCACTCCGCACTCCCCTGTACCTGTAATGGTGTTGACAACAGTTCGCAATATGGTGGGGGGTTTTATCAGCTCCTTCAGGATATTGGACTCAGTAGCCAATGGGAATCCATTGTCCAGCATCTCCTCCAGCACCTCATAAACCACCACCACATTGTCCTTGATTACAACTTCCGAGCAGACACCAAAATAATCCTGTGTGAAACAGACACAATTACCCACCTTCCCCACTAAGCATATTCACAAGAACAATTGTGAATTTTAATGCTGCTAAAAGTGAGAGGCCAATGGGTCTGATCATTAGAGCCAAGTATTAGAgctggtctacacttgaaatgctacagcagcacagctgcacccaCTGCAGTTGTGCCATTTTactcttcagtgtagacactacctacaccaacaggaggggttctctcATCACTGTAGGTAATTCACCTTCCccagaggcggtagctaggtcgatggaagaattattTTGTTGACCTAGTACTGTCTATACCGGGAGTCAAGTCGgattaactacatcactcagggatgtggatttttcacacacttgagcaacatagctaggttGCCCTAAATttttagtgcagaccaggccttagctatGCTGCTTCTCTCACACATCCTAATCTTCACCTGCAGGACTCTGTAGTCCCGCTGCTTGAGGGGAACAATCCCCTCTTGACACACAACTATTCCACTTAGTTTTGTTACTCACATTGCAAAACACAGAGTATTATTATACTGATGTAAGTCTCTTCAGTTTTTAAAGAAAGTTGTAAGTTATTTATACGTCTATCTCTTGTATGGGGGTAGGCTGGGGGAGAGCTGGAAAACTACAGCAAGCTGATTTTGATGCTGTTCCTTTCTATCTGGTCTTGTTTTACAGGGAAATGCATTCACCAACTGACATTTCAAAAGTGCTTCCCTCCCACATTGCTCTCGGTCTTTTCTCCCCGATGCCCTTTCCGATTCTTATATACTGCCAACAAAGCCCAAGGTAACTTGAATGGTCTGCTAACACTAGGTCCTGAGAGCAAAAGTCTGGTATTCCACAATCTGTTGAAGAGCCTGAGAAGAAATTCTCTCCTTCTGAAGGGCAGAAACCCAGCACGCAATCTTGAGAAGTGGGTAAAAAGAGAAACCTGTAGCATGAATAATAGAAGATCCCCAGCCCAGCATCTGCTTCAGTCACTTGGACTCTCAATGACAGTTGGTACAGCTTGGCTATGCTTCCTTCATTGTTTctcacttcccaccccccacatGTATTTAACAGTATTACAATTTCTGGTCAGAGCATAACAAGTCAGGCTGTGAGCCCATCAAATCTTACCAGTTTAGCAACTGGGATGGGAGATCTCGAAGAAGGAAGTGGTGTTGGTGATTCAGCAGTTCCCTTTGATTGAGCATAAATCAATGCCACAGCTTGAtggtaggggctgtgtgtggcttAAGAAGTCATCTTTCAGTAAAACCAAGCTCCTGACCATGCATGCTTATTAGAAAGCCGATGCATTTTTTCATAAAAGCAAGAGTGTTACTATGCTATTTTGCCAAAATTCTGATGTATGTAACTACATCCTGCCTACCTAATTCTACCCCACCCAACCTACATATATCAACTAAAGAGATGATTCTTCTTTTCCTATCCTCAACTGTCACATAGTACCTGTGTGATGTTAAGCAGCTACCACGTACCATCCAAGAGATGGTTGCATGTCAGTAGGGGTTAAGCCATTATATATGCTCATGCATATTTATTTTATCTATACATTGGCAATGCTTTAAACACAAAAGGATGATGCAAATGCCAAGTATTTGCATCTGTGAAGTTTGTGAAGCACTCTGGGATCCTTTGTAATGAAAGGTACTACAAAATGTAAAAATACTGTAACAATATATTTGCCCTGGTGATATGTGTGTGTCTATCCAGGGCTCTTAGACAGCTAGTATGCAGTGAAGTGCACCTGCACCTCTTTCTTGTTCTTTTCTCATTCTCCAGATTCTAagttttcacttaaa
This genomic interval carries:
- the AP3M2 gene encoding AP-3 complex subunit mu-2, translated to MIHSLFLINSSGDIFLEKHWKSVVSRSVCDYFFEAQERATEAENVPPVIPTPHHYLLNVYRHKIFFVAVIQTEVPPLFVIEFLHRVVDTFQDYFGVCSEVVIKDNVVVVYEVLEEMLDNGFPLATESNILKELIKPPTILRTVVNTITGSTNVGDQLPTGQLSVVPWRRTGVKYTNNEAYFDVIEEIDAIIDKSGSTITAEIQGVIDACVKLTGMPDLTLSFMNPRLLDDVSFHPCVRFKRWESERILSFIPPDGNFRLLSYHVSAQNLVAIPVYVKHNISFRDSSSLGRFEITVGPKQTMGKTVEGVMVTSQMPKGVLNMSLTPSQGMHTFDPVTKLLSWDVGKINPQKLPNLKGTMSLQAGTSKPDENPTINLQFKIQQLAISGLKVNRLDMYGEKYKPFKGIKYMTKAGKFQVRT